Sequence from the Solea senegalensis isolate Sse05_10M linkage group LG1, IFAPA_SoseM_1, whole genome shotgun sequence genome:
TTTGCAAGGATAAACAATGAGCAaacggctttttttttttttttttaaatctttgacCAGTCTTGTGTCCATACACTACAAATATCTGTAACAATGTTTTAACAGTGcaaatagtgttttattttcaatgcaTAATCTATGCCACCTTCACTACAGCAACCATTAATGAGTAGTCAACTCAACTTTGAAATTCAGCCATTAGGATGTAGAGTAAACTGCTAATTCCAGCATAAAGTCTGATGTCAGACAGGAGTACCCACCTTGTTTCTTGTAATACTCCTCCCAGGCTTTTGTGTAGTCCTGAGGTTGCTGACTCTGTTGACCTGTAAAGAGAAGCAGAACTCTGTCAACATATGTCATCATGAAATTAGTTGAATTCACATTACTCctgcatttatatatacacataaaccACATATCAAACATTTAGCATCACTGAAGTCTACACATTCAGTAGCGGTAATACATTCACACAATATTACAATACACATCAATGTAGAAAAAAGGCCCTAAGATGGTCTAGAAAGAAAAGCTGCTCTACGCTCATAATAAAGATTTCTGTGTTGACAGCTGAGTCCTGTAAAATAGACAAGTTTTTGCAGTCTAAACAGCACAGGCGTCACAGGTCAAACCAAGTGGAGGCACTCAAAAACGCTCCACAGCAGGCCAGCAATACTAACAAACACCCAGGCCTGAAGAAGCTGACTGAAGCCCAGTGGCTGTTTAGACTGCCTGGTGTCATTAAGTGTACACTGAAACTACGATCATATACCCATTTTCTTGTAATATTCCTCCCAGGCCTTGGTGTAATCTGCCTGTCCACTCTGACCTGCAGCCTGTGGGTCACCTGTTAAAAAAACACGGTACTTGTAATTAGTCAGTCATTCTCAGCAGTCTGAACTCCACCTGACTGGGTCGGGCTGTCAGCCTATGGATAGTGGAGGAAACTACCCTGTCCCTggggtcattaaaaaaaagaaaaaaaaaaagaaaagcaaaatgacTTGCAAaagcaaagtcatttaaagCTGAAACCAACTTTGCCTCCCACTACTAAAGTAAAGCTAGTTAACTACACTGCTCTACACTCGACCGAAGGTTTCTGCTTCTCCTGGAAGCACTTACACCTGGAAAGTTGGGAAACAACTCAGTTACCTTGACCGTTGGTTTGAGTAGTGCCTGGAGCACCGCTGGTTGGAGTCATGGGGGCCTGCGGCTGTTGGCCGTACTGAGCATAGTACGCTGCCCATGCTGCTGCATTGGCATCGGCGGCTGCTTTATCtggacacaaataaacaatcatGGCTACCAAACAGAAGACCAACCACAAATGTTTCAATTGTCCTGTAAAGTATTTATCATCAGGGTCTAGAGCTAGGGGCTGGGTATCAAACAGTTCTTTGTGCAGAAAACTGGGTATCCCTGTACCCAGAGAAACCGAACTATGaaataaaccattaaaacaaCTACTAGCAGGCACTCACTTGGATCAGGTTGTCCCTGTGGCCAATGTGGGTAGCCATTGCCCCATCCCTGAGGCTGATATGGTGCAGGAGGGCCACTAatgaaaggaaataaagaagaaacatCAACTTTCCACATTCTTTACCCATGTCTCAACAATCatcacacagaaatgtacaTAGGAACGGAAACAAAAGAGGAGTCAGCTGTACATACTGAGGCCCTGGAGGTCCCTGGTTGTATGGTCCAGGGTTGTACGGCCCCATGGGAGCTCCAGGGGGTCCGGGGGGCCCAGGGGGACCATGTGGGCCTGGGCCTCCATGAGGACCAGGCGGACCATGAGGGCCACCCATTGGAGTAACAGGTCcctaaaaacaaaaggaaagaatTCGTAAACAATATTATACAAATTAAATTTCACTCCAGGGACTTGTGGTCAATCATTCCGTTCTTACCCCAATTTTCTCCTCCACGAGCTGCCGGGCGTAGTCGATCTGCTGAGGAGAGCCTCTGACTGTGAACATTTTGATGTTGGGATCAGCGTTGGGTGGGGGATTCCTCTGTAGCTCAATCCTGGCTCCAGACTGCTGGCTGATGCCTTTGATTGTCTCACCACCTGGAAAAGAGGACAATTACATGAATTCACAGCAGCCAAAGTCCTCCAACTCCTCCAAATTGGTTACTTTTATCCCAAAGCAAATTTTGTTACAAGTTggtaaaaaattaaatgttgaaGGGCCACATACCTTTTCCAATGATGAGGCCTGTCTTCATAGTTGGTACAGTGAAGGTAAACTCCTGTAGGCCACCAGGGGGGCCCATGTTCCAGTTACCCTGCCCACGACCGCGTCCTCTGCCTCCACCATGTCCTGGAGGTCCTCCGGCCTGGACACTCCTCAGCAGGTCAGATATAATCTCTGCTGCGTGCTGAGACTGGTCGGGAGGACCCATGATCTGTGCTATCCTGTCTGGTGCACTGCCATCATCTATATGACAAAATAAGATGTTTTAGAGACTAATGAGACAAGATTTCTGGAGTTGGGACTGCTGTCTAGTATGACTGTCTCCCCAAACAATACTATAAATTGTGTGTTTTAGGTCTCAGATTTTAGGATTAGGTTTTTACATCAGCTTTTCAGCGTGGTGCATGAAATCTCATCATAGACCAGACTCTCAGACTGCTTGTGACCAAGTTGCCTATAATGCACCCACCTGGTTTAAACTGAATCCTGACGCCTGTGTCGTTCTGTATTTTCTTAATCATCTCTCCATTTCTGCCAATGACGATTCCTACTGCAAACCGGGGAACAGGGACCTAAAACATGGGTacaaaaaaatggttttgtttaaaacatctcaaaagacTTCTCAAAAACAACTTTGTTGGTTTAATTATTACAAATACTCACATCTAAACTATCTCCTCCTCCCCCAATCCTTGAACCATACTCGCCCCTCTGCTCCCTGAAGCCCTGATCTCTGATCAGCTCCATCACCATATCTTTGGCTTGCTGCAGAGAAAACGTATTGGATGTTCTTAATTTCACCAGTGGAGGCAGATAAATCATGACATGATTTGAACAGTCAAGACAAGATAAAAGCACATTAAGATCGTATCCAAATAAATTAATACCAAAAACCCTTTTTCATATTACATACCAGTTACAGTGCTACAAATCTAACCGTCATAATGAATGACCCACCTGAACTTTAAAAGGCTCTCCTGAAATACGAAGCGGTTTGTCTGCGCCCGTGTTCTGGGGTCCATCTTGGATCATGACCATCTTCACTCCAGCTCTTTCCtgtgcaaagagagagagagagaaaatacattaaatttGCATGAATGTGCCACATTTGTCTGTGCTTGAATGACAATTGTACTTGACCAACCTGACTTCCACCACTTACCTGTAAGCTTTTGATAGTTTCTCCTCCCTTTCCAATAACAAGTCCAGCTTTGGAGGCTGGGACCATTATCTCCTGCACAGTCATTCCCGGACCATCGTTGTGATGGAACGCTGGTGCTGGACGCCCCTTCTCGACAATCTCTGTTAATAGCCTCTTTGCACCCCTGATAAAACATTATGATATGTTTGCAACTCTTGATAGAAAAGCTAATTGAGTTGTGATAAACATTTATGAGGCATTACATGCCATTCACATGAATCCAAGATTTGCTCCTTTTTTTGGTATTAATGCTTACTTACAGGATTGATTCTGGTGATCCTGTTAATGTCACCGACCTGTCTGGCATTCCTCCACTGTCTAAAGCACAAAAGAGATGCgttaaaaaaatcataatgatCATATTCAATATAAATGAGCGCATCCGATAAGAGACACATATATAAACCTACCAGGAGCAATCTGTATTTTACACCCAGACTCCTGCTGCAGACGTGATATTTGCTCACCTCCTCTTCCAATAACTATTAAAGAGAAAATGAGTTAAGTGATGAATAATACTCAATGACAACAATTAAATTACACGTTAGTCATCTATGAGAAACTTACTGAATCCAACCATTCCATCTGGAACCTTGAACTCCTCTGATGCTGACCTAAGAATGAAAAGACAGTCATTGTTGAGTTATTCATATGTGGGggaaagcaaacatttaaataatattcagtTACTCACCTTGGAGGTCCACCCATTCCTCCCATTGCTGAAAAGGCTGGgaaaaatatacagaaatacattagaaagaaaacatgaaccaAATGTCCAATTAATGCGAATCACTGTAGGTAAAGAAGTGTAAAGAATTACAGACACGGATTGAACCATTACTACAACTATGTAATTGTGTCTCTTACCATCATTTGTAGCCACCTTCTTCGTCTCCGGTTGGTCTGTGACAACACAATGACCGGAATTAGCATGTCATTATAATCTAAGATTACTACCAAAGTCTGAAAAAGACTTGGAAGCAGTGCATGAAACTCTTATTGCAAGGTGTGTTGAAAATACTCAACAAAAACTCGCATCACCAGAAATGTATGGGGCAAACCTAAACCTATTCAGACCGATACAACAGCTCCAGTGTTTCCAACCAAATACAATAACTTAAATGTTTAAGTTTTTCACTATTTTTTCCAAATTAGCTCAACGTTGTGGTGTTAGGCTGCACTACAGGATTCATTACCGCATTACGCCAGCACGTATATCAAACTAATAATAAAGAAAGCAAACTCACTACCACTCAAACATTTAAGGATTAAACAATTCCACAAGTATCAGTGAACCTGAGGCCTGGTGCAGAGTATGCTTTACGGGTTATCAGTAGGGATAAACCTGTAAAGCTAATCTAAAGagtattttgagtgtttttaagcaGTTAGCAAATCCAGTTTAACCTGCAGAAGTATCTTGTATGCTTATGCAACATCTTGTGCAGCCACAGAGGAAATGAATGTGCATCCACATGGAGGAGCTTAAGgatgttaaaaataacaatttgtATTTTCACGATGGACAGTAGTGCTTTCTAGTGGCTCCCACCACCACAGTGCCCACCCCCCCcagaaacccagagaaaaccatGTGTTGTACAACCTAGGTGTACCTTGGAAGGCTGAAAGCAGAAAGCAATGTTCATGCGAGTCTGAGATGTATGTTACTTGATTATCT
This genomic interval carries:
- the fubp1 gene encoding far upstream element-binding protein 1 isoform X6 codes for the protein MADYSNVAPPSSNAGGGMNDAFKDALQRARQIAAKIGGDGVAAPPTNEFGYGGQKRPLEDADQPETKKVATNDAFSAMGGMGGPPRSASEEFKVPDGMVGFIIGRGGEQISRLQQESGCKIQIAPDSGGMPDRSVTLTGSPESILGAKRLLTEIVEKGRPAPAFHHNDGPGMTVQEIMVPASKAGLVIGKGGETIKSLQERAGVKMVMIQDGPQNTGADKPLRISGEPFKVQQAKDMVMELIRDQGFREQRGEYGSRIGGGGDSLDVPVPRFAVGIVIGRNGEMIKKIQNDTGVRIQFKPDDGSAPDRIAQIMGPPDQSQHAAEIISDLLRSVQAGGPPGHGGGRGRGRGQGNWNMGPPGGLQEFTFTVPTMKTGLIIGKGGETIKGISQQSGARIELQRNPPPNADPNIKMFTVRGSPQQIDYARQLVEEKIGGPVTPMGGPHGPPGPHGGPGPHGPPGPPGPPGAPMGPYNPGPYNQGPPGPHGPPAPYQPQGWGNGYPHWPQGQPDPNKAAADANAAAWAAYYAQYGQQPQAPMTPTSGAPGTTQTNGQGQQSQQPQDYTKAWEEYYKKQGQAATQAAPAAAAAAAASQPGGQPDYSAAWAEYYRQQAAYYGTGNPQTMGAAPQAPQVHPL
- the fubp1 gene encoding far upstream element-binding protein 1 isoform X3, coding for MADYSNVAPPSSNAGGGMNDAFKDALQRARQIAAKIGGDGVAAPPTNEFGYGGQKRPLEDADQPETKKVATNDAFSAMGGMGGPPRSASEEFKVPDGMVGFIIGRGGEQISRLQQESGCKIQIAPDSGGMPDRSVTLTGSPESILGAKRLLTEIVEKGRPAPAFHHNDGPGMTVQEIMVPASKAGLVIGKGGETIKSLQERAGVKMVMIQDGPQNTGADKPLRISGEPFKVQQAKDMVMELIRDQGFREQRGEYGSRIGGGGDSLDVPVPRFAVGIVIGRNGEMIKKIQNDTGVRIQFKPDDGSAPDRIAQIMGPPDQSQHAAEIISDLLRSVQAGGPPGHGGGRGRGRGQGNWNMGPPGGLQEFTFTVPTMKTGLIIGKGGETIKGISQQSGARIELQRNPPPNADPNIKMFTVRGSPQQIDYARQLVEEKIGGPVTPMGGPHGPPGPHGGPGPHGPPGPPGPPGAPMGPYNPGPYNQGPPGPHGPPAPYQPQGWGNGYPHWPQGQPDPNKAAADANAAAWAAYYAQYGQQPQAPMTPTSGAPGTTQTNGQGDPQAAGQSGQADYTKAWEEYYKKMGQQSQQPQDYTKAWEEYYKKQGQAATQAAPAAAAAAAASQPGGQPDYSAAWAEYYRQQAAYYGTGNPQTMGAAPQAPQVHPL
- the fubp1 gene encoding far upstream element-binding protein 1 isoform X5, whose product is MADYSNVAPPSSNAGGGMNDAFKDALQRARQIAAKIGGDGVAAPPTNEFGYGGQKRPLEDAGGYFPMPNLNIDQPETKKVATNDAFSAMGGMGGPPRSASEEFKVPDGMVGFIIGRGGEQISRLQQESGCKIQIAPDSGGMPDRSVTLTGSPESILGAKRLLTEIVEKGRPAPAFHHNDGPGMTVQEIMVPASKAGLVIGKGGETIKSLQERAGVKMVMIQDGPQNTGADKPLRISGEPFKVQQAKDMVMELIRDQGFREQRGEYGSRIGGGGDSLDVPVPRFAVGIVIGRNGEMIKKIQNDTGVRIQFKPDDGSAPDRIAQIMGPPDQSQHAAEIISDLLRSVQAGGPPGHGGGRGRGRGQGNWNMGPPGGLQEFTFTVPTMKTGLIIGKGGETIKGISQQSGARIELQRNPPPNADPNIKMFTVRGSPQQIDYARQLVEEKIGGPVTPMGGPHGPPGPHGGPGPHGPPGPPGPPGAPMGPYNPGPYNQGPPGPHGPPAPYQPQGWGNGYPHWPQGQPDPNKAAADANAAAWAAYYAQYGQQPQAPMTPTSGAPGTTQTNGQGQQSQQPQDYTKAWEEYYKKQGQAATQAAPAAAAAAAASQPGGQPDYSAAWAEYYRQQAAYYGTGNPQTMGAAPQAPQGQ
- the fubp1 gene encoding far upstream element-binding protein 1 isoform X4 translates to MADYSNVAPPSSNAGGGMNDAFKDALQRARQIAAKIGGDGVAAPPTNEFGYGGQKRPLEDAGGYFPMPNLNIDQPETKKVATNDAFSAMGGMGGPPRSASEEFKVPDGMVGFIIGRGGEQISRLQQESGCKIQIAPDSGGMPDRSVTLTGSPESILGAKRLLTEIVEKGRPAPAFHHNDGPGMTVQEIMVPASKAGLVIGKGGETIKSLQERAGVKMVMIQDGPQNTGADKPLRISGEPFKVQQAKDMVMELIRDQGFREQRGEYGSRIGGGGDSLDVPVPRFAVGIVIGRNGEMIKKIQNDTGVRIQFKPDDGSAPDRIAQIMGPPDQSQHAAEIISDLLRSVQAGGPPGHGGGRGRGRGQGNWNMGPPGGLQEFTFTVPTMKTGLIIGKGGETIKGISQQSGARIELQRNPPPNADPNIKMFTVRGSPQQIDYARQLVEEKIGGPVTPMGGPHGPPGPHGGPGPHGPPGPPGPPGAPMGPYNPGPYNQGPPGPHGPPAPYQPQGWGNGYPHWPQGQPDPNKAAADANAAAWAAYYAQYGQQPQAPMTPTSGAPGTTQTNGQGQQSQQPQDYTKAWEEYYKKQGQAATQAAPAAAAAAAASQPGGQPDYSAAWAEYYRQQAAYYGTGNPQTMGAAPQAPQVHPL
- the fubp1 gene encoding far upstream element-binding protein 1 isoform X2, with amino-acid sequence MADYSNVAPPSSNAGGGMNDAFKDALQRARQIAAKIGGDGVAAPPTNEFGYGGQKRPLEDAGGYFPMPNLNIDQPETKKVATNDAFSAMGGMGGPPRSASEEFKVPDGMVGFIIGRGGEQISRLQQESGCKIQIAPDSGGMPDRSVTLTGSPESILGAKRLLTEIVEKGRPAPAFHHNDGPGMTVQEIMVPASKAGLVIGKGGETIKSLQERAGVKMVMIQDGPQNTGADKPLRISGEPFKVQQAKDMVMELIRDQGFREQRGEYGSRIGGGGDSLDVPVPRFAVGIVIGRNGEMIKKIQNDTGVRIQFKPDDGSAPDRIAQIMGPPDQSQHAAEIISDLLRSVQAGGPPGHGGGRGRGRGQGNWNMGPPGGLQEFTFTVPTMKTGLIIGKGGETIKGISQQSGARIELQRNPPPNADPNIKMFTVRGSPQQIDYARQLVEEKIGGPVTPMGGPHGPPGPHGGPGPHGPPGPPGPPGAPMGPYNPGPYNQGPPGPHGPPAPYQPQGWGNGYPHWPQGQPDPNKAAADANAAAWAAYYAQYGQQPQAPMTPTSGAPGTTQTNGQGDPQAAGQSGQADYTKAWEEYYKKMGQQSQQPQDYTKAWEEYYKKQGQAATQAAPAAAAAAAASQPGGQPDYSAAWAEYYRQQAAYYGTGNPQTMGAAPQAPQGQ
- the fubp1 gene encoding far upstream element-binding protein 1 isoform X1 produces the protein MADYSNVAPPSSNAGGGMNDAFKDALQRARQIAAKIGGDGVAAPPTNEFGYGGQKRPLEDAGGYFPMPNLNIDQPETKKVATNDAFSAMGGMGGPPRSASEEFKVPDGMVGFIIGRGGEQISRLQQESGCKIQIAPDSGGMPDRSVTLTGSPESILGAKRLLTEIVEKGRPAPAFHHNDGPGMTVQEIMVPASKAGLVIGKGGETIKSLQERAGVKMVMIQDGPQNTGADKPLRISGEPFKVQQAKDMVMELIRDQGFREQRGEYGSRIGGGGDSLDVPVPRFAVGIVIGRNGEMIKKIQNDTGVRIQFKPDDGSAPDRIAQIMGPPDQSQHAAEIISDLLRSVQAGGPPGHGGGRGRGRGQGNWNMGPPGGLQEFTFTVPTMKTGLIIGKGGETIKGISQQSGARIELQRNPPPNADPNIKMFTVRGSPQQIDYARQLVEEKIGGPVTPMGGPHGPPGPHGGPGPHGPPGPPGPPGAPMGPYNPGPYNQGPPGPHGPPAPYQPQGWGNGYPHWPQGQPDPNKAAADANAAAWAAYYAQYGQQPQAPMTPTSGAPGTTQTNGQGDPQAAGQSGQADYTKAWEEYYKKMGQQSQQPQDYTKAWEEYYKKQGQAATQAAPAAAAAAAASQPGGQPDYSAAWAEYYRQQAAYYGTGNPQTMGAAPQAPQVHPL